TTCCTGTTGTCTTGACTCGCGATGAGACGAAGCGGATCATTGGTGCGATGACCGGAATTCATCAGCTTGTTGTTAAACTGTTGTACGGTTCCGGGTTGCGCATCATCGAATGCCTGAGGCTGAGGGTGCATGATATTGACTTTGATATGAAGGCACTGACAGTCCGCAGCGGCAAAGGGGACAAAGACAGAGTCACGACATTTCCGCCCAGTCTCCAAGCGCCGTTGGAGACGCATTTGGGGCATGTCAGAATCGTACACGAAGGAGATCTTGCCAGCGGATACGGTGAAGTCTACCTACCCCACGCTCTTGCCAGGAAATACCCCCATGCCGCAAGGCAGTGGCAATGGCAGTACGTCTTCCCCGCTCAAAGCCTGTCAACCGACCCGCGC
This Syntrophales bacterium DNA region includes the following protein-coding sequences:
- a CDS encoding integron integrase, whose translation is PVVLTRDETKRIIGAMTGIHQLVVKLLYGSGLRIIECLRLRVHDIDFDMKALTVRSGKGDKDRVTTFPPSLQAPLETHLGHVRIVHEGDLASGYGEVYLPHALARKYPHAARQWQWQYVFPAQSLSTDPRTGIVRRHHLDPSPINKAIANAVRTAGVQKQVSAHTFRHSFATDLLRRGTDIRTIQSLLGHKDVQTTMIYTHVLQQGGEGVISPLEDL